The following are from one region of the Erinaceus europaeus chromosome 22, mEriEur2.1, whole genome shotgun sequence genome:
- the ESRRB gene encoding steroid hormone receptor ERR2 isoform X9, translating into MDELVQDLASALEQSSEQARLGQLWAQVALGPRQQRRQLRKRRGRKRRSDPAHPERACCYSEASESSLEEVARDPRDAALGNSDDTRMARRHPALGTLLKGRLRTWPESDSLTDGTPCRPRRRRKVRRVTSEVAASLQQKLKVSDWSCEHGCRFKSAKKQRLSRWKENSPWAPVGRGLCEAAEGRTFLGRASRTERAQGEAEEQKPGSDDHMSECDTSSVCSSSDAGLFTNDEGRQGDDEQSDWFHEGECVPGFSVPSLLPKWTPEHCPDVERMDSGLEKLSDSMFLLPSRPARRGCHARLHRLPGAAARCLRRGRRRLAGKVHTGNERKPAPSHLPQSFPQC; encoded by the exons ATGGATGAGCTGGTGCAGGACCTGGCGTCGGCACTGGAGCAGAGCTCGGAGCAGGCCAGGCTGGGGCAGCTGTGGGCACAGGTGGCGCTCGGCCCCCGGCAGCAGCGGCGCCAGCTGCGCAAGCGGCGCGGCCGGAAGCGGCGCTCGGACCCGGCGCACCCGGAGCGCGCCTGCTGCTACAGCGAGGCCTCGGAGTCCAGCCTGGAGGAGGTGGCCCGGGACCCCCGCGACGCGGCGCTCGGCAACTCGGACGACACGCGGATGGCACGGCGCCACCCGGCCCTGGGCACCCTGCTCAAGGGCCGGCTGCGCACCTGGCCGGAGTCCGACTCGCTCACTGATGGCACCCCCTGCCGGCCGCGCCGCCGCCGCAAGGTCAGGCGAGTGACCTCGGAGGTGGCCGCCAGCCTCCAGCAGAAGCTCAAGGTGTCGGACTGGAGCTGCGAGCACGGCTGCCGCTTCAAGTCGGCCAAGAAGCAGCGCCTGTCGCGCTGGAAGGAGAACTCGCCCTGGGCCCCGGTGGGCCGTGGGCTTTGCGAGGCTGCGGAGGGCAGGACGTTCCTGGGCCGGGCCTCCAGGACCGAGCGCGCCCAGGGCGAGGCAGAGGAGCAGAAGCCGGGCTCCGATGACCACATGTCCGAATG tGACACCAGCAGCGTGTGCAGCAGCAGTGACGCCGGGCTCTTCACCAATGACGAAGGACGGCAAG GTGACGATGAACAGAGCGACTGGTTCCATGAGGGAGAGTGTGTCCCGGGATTCTCTGTCCCCAGTCTCCTGCCCAAGTGGACCCCTGAGCACTGCCCGGACGTCGAGAGAATGGATTCTGGGCTGGAGAAGCTCTCAGACTCCATGTTCCTGCTACCTTCTCGGCCGGCTCGCAGAG GCTGCCACGCCCGCTTGCACCGTCTCCCCGGAGCAGCAGCCAGATGTCTCCGAAGAGGGCGCAGACGGCTGGCCGGGAAG GTGCACACGGGGAACGAGAGAAAGCCAGCGCCGTCCCACCTtccacagagcttcccccagtgctag